GAGGTTGCCGAGCGTTTGCGGCAGGCCGTGGCGGCCTTGTCCCCCGGCGGGCATACGGTGACGGCGAGCCTGGGGATGGCCTCGGGCGCGACGGGGCTCAACGCCCTGCTGGCCCGGGCCGACGGCTGTCTTTACGCAGCCAAGGGCGCGGGCCGCAACCGGGTCGTCGCCCAGGCCTGCCCGATGGTGGAATCACCGGAGGGGGCGTCGATCTGACATGGAAACATTGCGTCACGTGGTATCATTTTTCGAGGCCGTGGGGCAGGTGGCGGCGGTGGTCCTTCTCGCTGCCGGTCTCGTGCTCGTCTGCGGGCTGGCCTGGCTTGGCCGGGCGAGCCGGCGCATGGGGCCGCTTGTATCCCCGGCCGAAGGGCCGCTTCGTGCCGACGGGAAAAAGCCCAACTGGGTCGCCACCACGGCGTCTCCGAGGGATCCGCTGCATTTCGTCGCGCCCCGGCCCTGCGCCGAAAACCCCATCCCGGCCCTGGCCGCGTATCTGGAAAAAAACGGCTATGCCGTGCGTGTCGCCACCGGCCGCTATCTCCATGCCACCCAGTCCTCGTTCCGCTTCGGCTTCGTGGATGACGTGGAATTCCTCCACGACCCGCAGGCCGGGCTGCTGCATGCCCGGTCCGCCTCGCGCGTGGGGTATAGCGACCTTGGCGTCAACCGCCGCCGCCTGGAAACGATTTTTCGGGAAACGGGCTTGTAGCGCGGATTGGGGCTTTTGACGCCCTGCCCAGAGAATCATCACGCGGGCAGGATCTTCCCTGCCACGTCCTTTCGCAAAGATTTTGTCTGAAAGAAAGGAAGTGGTCTCGTTTGGAGAACTTCAACGACGAGAAAGTTTAGGAAAGGGAGAGCGCGAGAGGGGAGAACCCTTTTCAAAGGGTTTCCCCTCTCGCATGCTTCTCGCGCCCTTTTCCTAATCCTTGCGGATGGTAATCTGGGAGCCGGCCTGGAGGGCGCTTGGGCTTTTCATGTTGTTCCAGGCCATGAGCGAGGACGGTTCCACGTTGAATTTCTTGGCGATGCCCCAGACGGTCTCGCCCGGGCTGACCTTGTAATTGACGGACTTGGCAGCCTGGCGTTTTTGGGGCGTGGGCGGGGTTTTTGCGGCGGCGGGATGTTTTTCGGCCTGGGCCTGGGCCTTGGGGGCCCAGAGGTTCTTTTTCGTCGGTTCGGGATCGCGCGCGGCAAAGGTCCTGGGCCGCTGGCCCGAGCCCGGAATGGTCAGCGACTGACCGATGCGCACCACGCTCGAGGACAGGTTGTTGGCGGCGGCGAGCTGCCTGCTGTCCACGTTGAAGCGGCGGCTGATGCCGGAGAGGGTGTCCCCGGCACGCACGGTGTAGGTGGTGCTCGGCAGGGCCGCGGCGGCCACGGCCGGGGCGGACGATTTGCCGCCGGGGATGGAAAGCTTCTGGCCGGCGAGCAGGTCCCGGGCCGAGCGCAGGTGGTTGGCGGCCATGAGCGCGTCGGGGTCCACGTTGTACTTGTCGGCGATGCCGGAAATGGTCTCGCCGCGTTGCACGGTGTGGCTGGCGGAGGCGGTCTGGATCGACCGGGACGAGGCGCTTTGCGGGATGACGAGCCAGGCGCCGAGGGTGAGCCGGCCGGCACGCTTCATCCTGTTGGCGGCCATGAGCTCCTTGGTCGACACGCCGTACTTCCGGGCGATGCTGCCGATGGATTCGCCCTTGTTCACGCGGTGGCGCTGGGGCTTGGCCGCCGAGGCCAGCGCCTTGG
The DNA window shown above is from Solidesulfovibrio fructosivorans JJ] and carries:
- a CDS encoding DUF1499 domain-containing protein, with amino-acid sequence METLRHVVSFFEAVGQVAAVVLLAAGLVLVCGLAWLGRASRRMGPLVSPAEGPLRADGKKPNWVATTASPRDPLHFVAPRPCAENPIPALAAYLEKNGYAVRVATGRYLHATQSSFRFGFVDDVEFLHDPQAGLLHARSASRVGYSDLGVNRRRLETIFRETGL